In Erigeron canadensis isolate Cc75 chromosome 1, C_canadensis_v1, whole genome shotgun sequence, a single window of DNA contains:
- the LOC122585911 gene encoding FT-interacting protein 7 translates to MSLKLGVDVAGAHNLLPKDGQGSSSAFVELFFDGQTYRTTVKEKDLDPVWDESFYFNISDPSMLSNFTLDAFVYNNVKGTHSRSFLGKVSITGTSFVPYSDAVVLHYPLEKRGIFSRVRGELGLKVYITDDPTIKSSEPVVHMARNSETKPKLVQEPVKRSEVRHTFHHLPHQTQAPANTAVPAAPPPMMRYGYEQIKSNPPPPPPKLVHMYSDSASQPVDYALKETSPYLGGGRVVGGRVIHTDKASSTYDLVEKMHFLFVRVVKARDLPHMDITGSLDPYVEVRIGNYKGVTRHIEKNQNPMWNIVFAFSRERMQASVLDVVVKDKDLLKDDFVGFVRFDLNEVPLRVPPDSPLAPQWYRLEDKKGDRIKSELMLAVWIGTQADEAFPDAWHSDAATPVDSSGAASTLIRSKVYQAPRLWYVRVNVVEAQDLVPTDKTRFPDTYVKAHIGNQVMKTKTVQARSLNPLWNEDLIFVAAEPFEDHLILTVEDRVGPGKDEILGRVIIPLNMVEKRADDRIIHSRWFNLEKPVAVDVDQLKKDKFSMRIHLRICLDGGYHVLDESTHYSSDLRPTAKQLWKPTIGVLELGILNAVGLHPMKTRDGRGTSDTYCVAKYGHKWVRTRTIVDNLSPKYNEQYTWEVFDTATVLTVGVFDNSQLGDKDSSSKDLKIGKVRIRISTLEAGRVYTHSYPLLVLNPKGVKKMGEVHLAIRFSCTNFVNMLYTYSRPLLPKMHYVRPFSVMQLDMLRHQAVLIVATRLGRAEPPLRKEVVEYMSDVDSHLWSMRRSKANFFRLMTIFAPLFAVSKWFGDICMWRNPITTILVHVLFIMLVCFPELILPTVFLYMFLIGIWNFRYRPRYPPHMNTKISQAEGVHPDELDEEFDTFPTSRNPDLVRMRYDRLRSVAGRIQTVIGDIATQGERMQSLLSWRDPRATAIFVTFCLVAAIVLYVTPFQAIAALIGIYMMRHPRFRHRLPSVPINFFRRLPARTDSML, encoded by the coding sequence ATGAGTCTCAAGCTTGGGGTAGATGTAGCTGGGGCCCATAACCTTCTTCCAAAAGATGGTCAAGGTTCATCAAGTGCATTTGTTGAGCTCTTTTTTGATGGTCAAACTTACCGTACAACAGTCAAAGAGAAAGACTTGGACCCTGTTTGGGATGAGAGCTTTTACTTCAATATTTCCGATCCTTCAATGCTCTCAAATTTCACACTCGACGCCTTTGTGTACAATAATGTCAAGGGTACCCATTCAAGGTCGTTTTTAGGAAAAGTTTCCATAACGGGAACTTCGTTTGTTCCATATTCGGACGCAGTTGTCTTGCACTACCCGTTAGAGAAACGTGGGATCTTCTCCCGTGTGAGGGGAGAACTTGGGCTTAAAGTTTATATAACCGATGACCCGACAATAAAGTCTTCTGAACCAGTGGTACACATGGCTCGAAACTCTGAAACAAAGCCCAAATTGGTTCAAGAGCCCGTTAAAAGAAGTGAAGTGAGGCATACTTTCCATCATCTCCCTCATCAGACTCAGGCTCCGGCCAATACTGCTGTTCCAGCTGCCCCACCGCCTATGATGCGATACGGATACGAGCAAATAAAGTCCAAccctccaccaccgcctccaaAGCTAGTTCatatgtactcagactctgctTCCCAGCCAGTGGACTATGCGCTTAAGGAGACAAGCCCCTATCTGGGAGGTGGGAGAGTTGTTGGTGGGCGGGTTATTCATACAGATAAAGCTTCTTCTACATATGATCTTGTTGAGAAAATGCATTTCTTGTTTGTACGGGTTGTGAAGGCTCGTGATCTTCCTCACATGGATATAACTGGAAGTCTTGACCCATATGTTGAGGTTAGGATCGGGAACTATAAAGGGGTCACTAGGCATATCGAGAAAAACCAAAACCCGATGTGGAATATTGTTTTCGCGTTCTCGAGAGAGAGGATGCAAGCTTCTGTACTTGACGTTGTGGTTAAAGATAAGGATCTGCTCAAAGATGATTTTGTGGGGTTTGTTAGGTTTGACCTCAATGAGGTTCCGTTAAGGGTCCCACCTGATAGCCCATTAGCTCCACAATGGTACCGGCTCGAGGACAAGAAAGGCGACCGGATTAAGAGTGAGCTTATGCTGGCAGTCTGGATTGGGACTCAAGCTGACGAGGCATTTCCCGATGCATGGCACTCAGACGCAGCCACCCCGGTTGACAGTTCAGGGGCAGCATCAACATTGATTCGGTCAAAGGTTTATCAAGCGCCTCGTCTGTGGTATGTGCGGGTCAATGTGGTTGAGGCTCAGGACTTGGTTCCTACCGATAAGACTCGTTTCCCTGATACTTATGTAAAAGCTCACATCGGGAACCAGGTTATGAAGACAAAAACAGTCCAGGCCCGATCACTTAACCCGTTGTGGAACGAGGATCTGATTTTTGTTGCTGCTGAGCCCTTTGAGGACCATCTGATCCTTACAGTTGAAGACCGCGTGGGTCCCGGAAAAGATGAGATTCTAGGAAGGGTGATCATACCATTAAACATGGTTGAAAAACGAGCTGATGATCGGATAATCCATTCTCGGTGGTTTAATTTGGAAAAGCCCGTCGCCGTTGATGTCGATCAGCTGAAGAAAGATAAGTTTTCTATGAGGATTCATCTCAGGATTTGTCTTGATGGAGGTTACCATGTTCTTGACGAGTCAACTCACTACAGTAGCGATCTTAGACCAACTGCAAAACAACTGTGGAAGCCGACAATCGGAGTTTTAGAGCTGGGGATTTTAAATGCTGTCGGGCTGCACCCAATGAAAACCCGAGATGGAAGAGGGACATCTGATACTTATTGTGTTGCAAAATACGGGCATAAGTGGGTCAGAACCCGGACCATAGTTGACAATTTGAGCCCAAAGTATAATGAGCAGTATACATGGGAGGTGTTTGATACTGCAACAGTACTCACTGTCGGTGTATTCGATAACAGTCAGCTAGGGGACAAGGACTCAAGCAGTAAAGATCTAAAAATCGGAAAAGTCAGAATCCGTATTTCAACACTCGAGGCAGGTAGGGTTTATACTCATTCATATCCATTACTCGTGTTGAACCCAAAAGGTGTGAAGAAAATGGGTGAGGTCCACTTAGCTATTAGGTTCTCGTGCACAAACTTTGTCAACATGCTTTATACTTACTCTCGGCCGTTGTTACCAAAAATGCACTATGTCCGCCCATTCAGTGTGATGCAACTTGACATGTTGCGCCACCAGGCAGTCCTCATTGTAGCAACTCGCCTGGGTCGGGCTGAGCCACCACTTCGGAAGGAGGTGGTAGAATACATGTCTGATGTTGATTCACATCTCTGGAGTATGCGTCGAAGCAAAGCCAATTTTTTCCGGCTAATGACAATTTTTGCACCATTATTTGCGGTTTCAAAGTGGTTCGGTGACATCTGTATGTGGAGGAACCCAATCACGACGATCCTGGTTCACGTCCTCTTCATTATGCTCGTTTGCTTCCCTGAATTGATCTTGCCAACAGTTTTCCTCTACATGTTCTTGATCGGGATTTGGAATTTCAGATATCGTCCTCGTTATCCACCCCACATGAACACAAAAATTTCACAAGCCGAAGGGGTGCACCCTGATGAGCTTGATGAGGAGTTTGACACGTTCCCAACAAGCCGAAACCCGGACCTGGTTCGGATGAGGTATGACCGTCTACGAAGTGTGGCAGGGAGAATACAGACTGTGATAGGCGACATTGCAACCCAAGGGGAACGGATGCAGTCACTGCTGAGCTGGAGGGACCCTCGAGCCACTGCTATATTCGTTACCTTCTGTTTAGTAGCAGCAATTGTGTTATATGTTACACCATTTCAGGCAATTGCAGCCCTGATCGGGATCTATATGATGAGGCATCCTAGGTTCCGCCATCGTTTGCCTTCAGTTCCCATTAACTTCTTCAGAAGGCTGCCAGCTAGGACGGATAGCATGCTATGA
- the LOC122594226 gene encoding LOW QUALITY PROTEIN: xyloglucan-specific galacturonosyltransferase 1-like (The sequence of the model RefSeq protein was modified relative to this genomic sequence to represent the inferred CDS: inserted 2 bases in 1 codon) produces MVAVLSKRKSKVPKKVEPKRGCLRSCVTWFVFPLPAALSFMILMFLWSSSTTYISGRIVHVCVSSRKLSNLYCLSATTQPNEEFHLPFTNSSSQEFLENTVPTVQQKLIKKESPVHVLNENSVKGDSKEVFNVVESPSSFLEKKAGNDDVDLKGESNRVSDNGILKNNNPQRESVEEIKKAREVVEEQLRVHRAWTTNQNWNQNHNQCDGRGIYVYDLLPKLNKDLVAQCHDMVPWVDMCKYFGNNALGEPIPELGNRWFSTHQYSLELIFHSRVLNHPCRVYDENQAKLFYVPYYGGLDILRWHFKNVSSEVKDTLPFELVKWLEMQKPWDKNLGKDHVFVLGKISWDFRRNEHTSWGSRFXVDEMKNPIKLVIERQPWEINDIGIPHPTHFHPKSDDDIHTWQRKIISSNRRCLISFAGAARPEAKDNIISILIEQCTSTTKEQCKCFDCKSGHCDEPQSLVGLFTESEFCLQPRGDSATRKSVFDSLVAGCIPVLFDPFTAYYQYPWHLPEDHGKYSIFIDQEVVRKMKVNVVKELMKVTRKERDDMRRYIVYELMPTLVYGDQDAKFDVFQDAFSITINKLIERVKTLKLD; encoded by the exons ATGGTAGCTGTGTTGTCTAAGAGGAAATCTAAAGTCCCGAAAAAGGTTGAGCCTAAAAGAGGCTGTTTACGATCGTGTGTGACATGGTTTGTCTTTCCTCTTCCGGCTGCTCTTTCTTTCatgattttgatgtttttgtgGTCTTCTTCTACCACGTATATATCCGGTAGGATTGTTCATGTTTGTGTTTCGTCTCGTAAGCTGAGTAATCTCTATTGTCTCTCTGCCACCACCCAACCCAACGAGGAGTTCCATCTTCCTTTCACGAATTCTAGTTCTCAAGAGTTTCTTGAGAATACAGTTCCTACTGTTCAACAAAAACTAATAAAGAAGGAATCCCCGGTTCACGTGTTGAATGAAAACTCTGTTAAAGGTGATTCCAAAGAAGTTTTTAATGTTGTTGAATCCCCGAGCAGTTTTCTTGAGAAAAAAGCGGGGAATGATGATGTTGACCTCAAAGGCGAATCCAACAGAGTCTCTGATAATGGCATTCTTAAAAACAATAATCCTCAAAGGGAAAGTGTTGAAGAGATTAAGAAAGCAAGGGAAGTTGTGGAAGAGCAACTACGAGTTCATAGAGCATGGACCACGAATCAGAATTGGAATCAAAATCATAATCAATGCGATGGGAGGGGGATCTATGTCTATGACTTACTACCCAAGTTGAACAAGGACTTGGTGGCTCAATGTCATGACATGGTTCCTTGGGTCGATATGTGCAAGTATTTCGGCAACAACGCCTTGGGAGAGCCCATTCCAGAGCTCGGGAACCGTTGGTTTAGCACGCATCAGTACTCTTTGGAATTAATATTCCATTCACGAGTTTTAAACCACCCATGTCGTGTTTATGACGAAAACCAAGCAAAACTTTTCTATGTTCCATATTATGGTGGTTTGGACATCTTGAGATGGCATTTTAAGAATGTTTCTagtgaagttaaggatactttGCCTTTTGAACTTGTAAAATGGCTAGAAATGCAAAAGCCATGGGATAAGAATCTAGGAAAAGATCATGTCTTTGTTTTAGGAAAAATTTCTTGGGACTTTAGGAGGAATGAGCACACTTCTTGGGGAAGTAGATT CGTGGATGAAATGAAGAATCCGATTAAACTCGTGATCGAACGACAACCATGGGAGATTAACGACATTGGAATCCCCCACCCAACTCACTTCCACCCAAAATCTGATGACGACATCCATACATGGCAACGTAAAATCATCTCATCCAACAGACGATGCCTCATCAGTTTTGCCGGTGCCGCCCGACCTGAAGCTAAAGACAATATAATATCAATCTTGATAGAACAATGCACATCTACAACTAAGGAACAATGTAAGTGCTTTGATTGTAAATCTGGGCATTGCGATGAGCCCCAATCATTGGTAGGGCTATTCACGGAGTCTGAATTTTGTCTTCAGCCTCGGGGTGATAGTGCTACTAGAAAATCAGTATTTGACTCATTGGTGGCAGGATGTATTCCTGtcctttttgacccatttacggCTTACTATCAATATCCATGGCATCTGCCCGAGGATCATGGGAAGTATTCCATTTTTATTGATCAAGAAGTGGTGCGAAAAATGAAGGTTAATGTGGTTAAAGAGTTGATGAAAGTGACAAGAAAGGAGAGGGATGATATGAGAAGATACATAGTGTATGAGTTGATGCCAACATTGGTGTATGGAGATCAAGATGCAAAATTTGATGTGTTTCAAGATGCATTCTCCATTACAATCAACAAATTGATTGAGAGagttaaaacattaaaattggattaa